From Acidobacteriaceae bacterium, the proteins below share one genomic window:
- a CDS encoding MFS transporter, with amino-acid sequence MHLADDSNAPEITTPGWPFAVASGILGWILDAFDFFVVVFLFPELMARYGVSKGAILWTMTLTLAMRPVGALLFGALADKFGRKRPLIACVIYFSAITVCSGLAPTYVLFLLCRCLYGIGMGGYWGIGASYAMESAPRAKRGVLSGLMQAGYPSGYLLAALAMQFVAPSFGWHAMFFVGTVLAALIVLLTLFAPESNAWERTKMPSMGHIFRALASNGKRFTYLLLLMACMTSLSHGTQDLYPDFLRTLPFMHGMTLMGMKASLGIPVLYNLGAIVGALIIGQLSQRIGRRYGIMVALVLCLLAMHSWAFGGTVFAITLGAILMQAGVQGAFGVIPAHLNELSPSAIRGLFAGFVYQLGVLLSSPVSPLQNFLREHFGYSWALAGFELTVITALFVLMIFGPENHGKNLHEG; translated from the coding sequence ATGCATCTCGCCGACGACTCGAACGCTCCTGAAATCACCACCCCCGGCTGGCCCTTCGCCGTCGCCTCCGGCATCCTCGGCTGGATTCTCGACGCCTTCGACTTCTTCGTCGTCGTTTTCCTCTTCCCCGAACTCATGGCCCGCTACGGCGTCTCCAAAGGCGCCATCCTCTGGACCATGACACTCACGCTCGCCATGCGTCCCGTCGGGGCACTGCTCTTCGGCGCGCTGGCCGACAAGTTCGGTCGCAAACGCCCGCTCATCGCCTGCGTCATCTACTTCTCCGCCATCACCGTCTGCTCCGGCCTCGCGCCCACCTACGTGCTCTTCCTCCTCTGCCGCTGCCTTTACGGCATCGGCATGGGCGGCTACTGGGGCATCGGCGCGTCCTACGCCATGGAGTCAGCCCCACGCGCCAAACGCGGCGTCCTCAGCGGCCTCATGCAGGCAGGTTACCCTTCCGGCTACCTGCTGGCCGCCTTAGCCATGCAGTTCGTCGCACCGAGCTTTGGCTGGCACGCCATGTTCTTCGTCGGCACAGTCCTCGCCGCGCTCATCGTGCTGCTCACGCTCTTCGCGCCGGAGTCCAACGCCTGGGAACGCACGAAGATGCCTTCGATGGGCCATATCTTCCGCGCACTGGCAAGCAACGGCAAACGCTTCACCTACCTGCTCCTCCTCATGGCCTGCATGACCTCGCTCTCGCACGGCACGCAGGACCTCTACCCCGACTTCCTGCGCACGCTGCCCTTCATGCACGGCATGACGCTCATGGGGATGAAGGCCTCGCTCGGCATCCCTGTCCTCTACAACCTCGGCGCGATCGTCGGCGCGCTCATCATCGGGCAGCTCTCGCAACGCATCGGCCGCCGCTACGGCATCATGGTCGCGCTCGTACTCTGCTTGCTCGCGATGCACTCCTGGGCGTTTGGCGGAACGGTCTTCGCGATCACCCTTGGAGCCATCCTGATGCAGGCTGGCGTACAAGGCGCGTTCGGCGTCATCCCTGCCCATCTGAACGAGCTCTCGCCAAGCGCGATCCGCGGCCTCTTCGCAGGCTTCGTCTACCAACTCGGCGTTCTGCTCTCATCGCCGGTATCCCCGCTACAAAACTTCCTGCGCGAACACTTCGGCTATTCCTGGGCACTCGCAGGCTTCGAGCTCACGGTAATCACCGCCCTCTTCGTCCTCATGATCTTTGGCCCGGAGAACCACGGCAAGAATCTGCACGAAGGCTAG
- a CDS encoding aldo/keto reductase, with product MEYRQLGRSGLTVPELCFGTGTFGGSNEFFKAWGTTQDKEAARLIDVCMEAGCNFFDTADGYSEGNSEIVLGKAISHLNREDVLISTKATFRQGPQLNNVGSSRYHLVQSLEKSLKRLNTDYVDVYHMHAFDALTPPDEMLSTLDNFVKSGKVRYIACSNYSGWHLMKSLSVSERYGWSKYVGHQVYYSLVGRDYEWELMPLAQAEGVGALVWSPLGWGRLTGKIRRGQPLPEGSRLQSKMAHDAGPTPDWELVYRVVDALDEVAKETGKTVPQIALNWLLGKPTISTLIIGARNEDQLKANLASVGWKLTPEQTEKLDVASRVPLAYPYWHQVQLKERNPFPVEQVLV from the coding sequence ATGGAATATCGTCAACTTGGCCGCTCTGGCCTTACCGTTCCCGAACTCTGCTTTGGTACAGGAACGTTTGGTGGAAGCAATGAGTTCTTCAAGGCATGGGGAACGACGCAGGACAAAGAGGCCGCGCGGCTGATCGATGTCTGCATGGAAGCGGGTTGCAACTTCTTCGATACCGCGGATGGCTACTCGGAAGGCAACAGCGAGATTGTTCTGGGGAAGGCGATCTCGCATTTGAACCGCGAGGATGTGCTGATCTCGACGAAGGCAACGTTCCGCCAGGGACCGCAGTTGAACAACGTGGGTAGCTCGCGCTATCACCTGGTGCAGTCGCTGGAGAAGTCGTTGAAGCGGCTGAATACGGATTACGTGGATGTGTATCACATGCATGCGTTCGATGCGTTGACGCCGCCGGATGAGATGCTTTCGACGCTGGACAACTTTGTGAAGTCGGGGAAGGTCCGCTACATTGCGTGCTCGAATTACTCGGGCTGGCACCTGATGAAGTCGTTGAGCGTGAGCGAGCGTTATGGCTGGTCGAAGTATGTCGGGCACCAGGTGTACTACTCGCTTGTAGGCCGCGATTATGAGTGGGAGTTGATGCCGTTGGCGCAGGCTGAAGGTGTGGGCGCGCTGGTGTGGTCGCCGCTTGGCTGGGGACGTTTGACGGGCAAGATTCGTCGCGGACAGCCGCTGCCAGAGGGTAGCCGCCTGCAGAGCAAGATGGCGCATGACGCAGGTCCGACGCCGGACTGGGAACTGGTCTATCGTGTGGTGGATGCGCTGGACGAAGTGGCGAAGGAGACGGGCAAGACGGTTCCACAGATTGCGCTGAACTGGCTGCTTGGGAAGCCGACGATCTCGACGCTGATCATTGGTGCTCGCAATGAGGACCAGTTGAAGGCGAACCTTGCCTCGGTGGGCTGGAAGCTGACGCCGGAGCAAACGGAGAAGCTCGATGTGGCGAGCCGCGTGCCGTTGGCGTATCCGTATTGGCACCAGGTGCAGCTGAAGGAGCGGAATCCGTTTCCGGTGGAGCAGGTGTTGGTTTAA
- a CDS encoding glycoside hydrolase family 75 protein, producing the protein MIVVAMLMSGCADVSAQHRPAAPFVLQTHRMDVDVDGAPRAYGPPGLATLDTFEDAHAQRRKHAPIVGYLTEHGEPVVQGPKDPAPGFYVSQTTFEDETRAEHDPTRYVDATRISYVVLGDEARRRGARIGDFVAVYSRRKKTCAYGVVGDAGNPSGDEGSLHLLRSLGYAFHDGRNESVEGRDILIRFYPRSNAKSVFFRQQSMLDAAAKKRGVSCDFSAVIASKR; encoded by the coding sequence ATGATCGTAGTCGCGATGCTGATGTCTGGTTGTGCTGACGTTTCTGCACAACATCGACCGGCCGCGCCGTTTGTGCTGCAGACGCACCGCATGGACGTGGATGTGGATGGCGCTCCGCGAGCCTATGGGCCGCCGGGGCTGGCGACGCTCGATACGTTTGAGGATGCCCACGCGCAGCGGCGCAAACACGCGCCGATTGTGGGCTATCTGACGGAGCATGGGGAGCCGGTGGTGCAGGGGCCGAAGGATCCAGCGCCAGGCTTTTATGTTTCGCAGACGACGTTTGAGGATGAGACGCGCGCCGAGCATGACCCGACGCGGTATGTCGATGCAACGCGTATCAGCTACGTCGTTTTAGGCGATGAAGCTCGTCGGCGCGGCGCGAGGATCGGCGACTTTGTTGCGGTGTATTCACGACGCAAGAAGACGTGCGCGTATGGCGTTGTAGGGGATGCGGGGAACCCGTCGGGCGATGAAGGGTCGTTACATTTACTGCGGTCGCTGGGCTATGCGTTTCATGATGGGCGTAATGAGTCGGTGGAGGGGCGGGATATTCTGATCCGCTTTTATCCGCGATCGAATGCGAAGAGCGTATTCTTTCGCCAGCAGTCGATGCTGGATGCAGCGGCGAAGAAACGCGGTGTGAGCTGCGACTTCTCGGCGGTCATTGCATCGAAGAGGTAA